One Micromonospora eburnea genomic region harbors:
- a CDS encoding proteasome assembly chaperone family protein, with protein MLDPHELYELTDDLPDLGQPVLIQALTGFVDAGSATRLAREQLLTSLEARPVARFDVDQLFDYRSRRPVMTFVEDRWAEYDAPALELHQLNDDDETPFLLLTGPEPDLQWERFVAAVAGLATRLGVRLTVGLNSIPMAVPHTRPSGVTAHATRRELIGGHEPWLQRVQVPGSVGQLLEFRLGEQGRDALGFAAHVPHYVAQTEYPAAAEALLAAVSRSTGLLLPAEELRSAAEVVRVEIDRQVAQTEEAATLVQALEEQYDAFARGHGGKNLLATETGPLPTADELGAELERFLAEQTRPGDTPER; from the coding sequence GTGCTCGACCCACACGAGCTCTACGAACTCACCGACGATCTGCCCGACCTCGGCCAACCGGTGCTGATCCAGGCACTGACCGGCTTCGTCGACGCCGGCAGCGCCACCCGGCTGGCCCGGGAGCAGTTGCTCACCTCCCTCGAAGCACGGCCGGTCGCCCGCTTCGACGTCGACCAGCTCTTCGACTACCGCTCCCGCCGGCCAGTGATGACCTTCGTCGAGGACCGCTGGGCCGAATACGACGCCCCGGCGCTGGAGCTGCACCAGCTGAACGACGACGACGAAACCCCGTTCCTGCTGCTCACCGGCCCCGAGCCGGACCTGCAGTGGGAACGCTTCGTGGCCGCGGTCGCCGGCCTGGCCACCCGGCTCGGCGTACGGCTCACCGTCGGCCTCAACTCGATCCCGATGGCGGTGCCGCACACCCGGCCCAGCGGGGTCACCGCCCACGCGACCCGCCGCGAGCTGATCGGCGGACACGAGCCGTGGCTCCAGCGGGTCCAGGTGCCCGGCAGCGTCGGCCAGTTGCTGGAGTTCCGCCTCGGCGAGCAGGGCCGCGACGCTCTCGGCTTCGCCGCGCACGTGCCGCACTACGTCGCCCAGACCGAGTACCCGGCCGCCGCCGAGGCGTTGCTCGCCGCGGTGTCCCGCAGCACCGGTCTGCTGCTGCCCGCCGAGGAACTGCGCTCCGCGGCCGAGGTGGTCCGGGTGGAGATCGACCGCCAGGTCGCCCAGACCGAGGAGGCCGCCACCCTGGTCCAGGCCCTGGAAGAGCAGTACGACGCGTTCGCCCGGGGGCACGGCGGAAAGAACCTGCTCGCCACCGAGACCGGCCCGCTGCCCACCGCCGACGAACTGGGCGCCGAGCTGGAACGCTTCCTCGCCGAGCAGACCCGGCCGGGCGACACCCCGGAACGCTGA
- a CDS encoding exodeoxyribonuclease III — protein MRLATWNVNSVKARLPRLLDWLATTEPDVVCLQETKCPDGAFPVAEVGALGYEAASHSDGRWNGVAVLSRVGLADVAVGFPGEPGFPLPEARAISATCAGLRVWSVYVPNGRATDDPHYVYKLAWLAALRDALEPELITGLPLAVCGDFNVAPTDADVWDPALFVTSTHVTPAERAALAALRDLGLSDVVPTPMKGPHPFTYWDYRAGMFHQNKGMRIDLVYASAPFARAVRSAYVDREARKGKAPSDHAPIVVDADLVPAVEAF, from the coding sequence ATGCGTCTGGCGACCTGGAACGTCAACTCGGTGAAGGCCCGCCTGCCCCGGCTGCTGGACTGGCTGGCTACCACGGAGCCGGACGTCGTGTGCCTACAGGAGACCAAATGCCCCGACGGGGCGTTCCCGGTCGCCGAGGTGGGCGCGCTGGGCTACGAGGCGGCCAGCCACAGCGACGGCCGGTGGAACGGGGTGGCCGTACTCTCCCGGGTCGGGCTGGCCGACGTGGCCGTCGGCTTCCCCGGCGAGCCCGGCTTCCCCCTGCCCGAGGCGCGGGCCATCTCGGCCACCTGCGCCGGGCTGCGGGTCTGGTCGGTGTACGTGCCGAACGGCCGCGCCACCGACGACCCGCACTACGTCTACAAGCTGGCCTGGTTGGCGGCGCTACGGGACGCGCTGGAGCCGGAGCTGATCACCGGTTTGCCGCTGGCGGTGTGCGGGGACTTCAACGTCGCCCCCACCGACGCCGACGTCTGGGACCCGGCGCTCTTCGTCACCTCCACCCACGTCACCCCGGCCGAGCGGGCCGCCCTGGCCGCGCTGCGCGACCTCGGGCTCAGCGACGTCGTGCCCACCCCGATGAAGGGCCCGCACCCGTTCACGTACTGGGACTACCGGGCCGGGATGTTCCACCAGAACAAGGGCATGCGGATCGACCTGGTCTACGCCTCCGCGCCGTTCGCCCGCGCGGTCCGCTCGGCGTACGTGGACCGGGAGGCGCGCAAGGGCAAGGCTCCCTCCGACCACGCCCCGATCGTGGTGGACGCCGACCTGGTGCCGGCCGTCGAGGCGTTCTGA
- the trmB gene encoding tRNA (guanosine(46)-N7)-methyltransferase TrmB, which yields MTATDQNSVPPAHAAHVRTFHPRRGRMTDRQRAALARLWPAYGLEIADLDGPYDPTALFGRRAPLVLEIGSGMGDATVAMAAADPDRHYLAVEVHTPGIANLLDLVDRHALTNVRVANGDALDLVRAMPEGSLDAVHVFFPDPWPKARHHKRRIIQPAHVALLRSRLAPGGTLHCATDWAEYAVSMRETLTADPELADVYGGYAPRPPHRPLTKFERRALTAGREIFDLIHRRR from the coding sequence GTGACCGCCACCGACCAGAACTCCGTGCCGCCCGCCCACGCCGCCCACGTCCGCACCTTCCATCCGCGCCGTGGCCGGATGACCGACCGGCAGCGCGCGGCGCTGGCCCGGCTCTGGCCCGCGTACGGCCTGGAGATCGCCGACCTGGACGGGCCGTACGATCCGACGGCGCTGTTCGGGCGGCGGGCCCCGCTGGTGCTGGAGATCGGGTCCGGGATGGGCGACGCCACCGTGGCGATGGCGGCGGCCGATCCGGACCGACACTATCTGGCGGTCGAGGTGCACACGCCCGGAATCGCCAACCTGCTGGACCTGGTCGACCGGCACGCGCTCACCAACGTCCGGGTGGCCAACGGCGACGCGTTGGACCTGGTCCGGGCGATGCCGGAGGGGTCGCTGGACGCGGTGCACGTGTTCTTCCCCGACCCGTGGCCGAAGGCCCGCCACCACAAGCGCCGGATCATCCAGCCGGCCCACGTGGCGCTGCTACGGTCCCGACTGGCCCCCGGCGGGACGCTGCACTGCGCCACCGACTGGGCCGAGTACGCCGTGTCGATGCGCGAGACGCTGACCGCCGACCCGGAACTGGCCGACGTGTACGGCGGGTACGCGCCCCGCCCCCCGCACCGCCCGCTGACCAAGTTCGAGCGCCGCGCCCTCACCGCCGGCCGCGAGATCTTCGACCTCATCCACCGGCGCCGGTGA
- a CDS encoding peptidase M23, giving the protein MRDDGTLDDQHGLGGSTDRSDDIHSTVRSTGSAEPTPRRLSLDLLRTRLKDLANPHAARPGRTRLAVAAGAVCCLGLIGGSQVGAGASNDSSASVSAQEVAQRATADAASRGLAREALPTTPSATPSADPDVTQTPTAKPTPTAKPKATAKPKPKAKPTPRRIAPVAGLDADQMANAVAIVRAGQEMGVPRRGLVIAVATAMQESNLYNYASGVLPESQNYPHQAIGWDHDSVGLFQQRPSSGWGTVRDLMQPAYATKQFLAVLVQIPGWQNMALTDAAQAVQISAFPWAYAQHEWRATEVVDAVLG; this is encoded by the coding sequence ATGCGTGACGACGGCACCCTCGACGACCAGCACGGCCTCGGCGGATCGACTGACCGTTCGGACGATATTCACTCCACCGTTCGGTCAACTGGCTCCGCAGAGCCCACCCCCCGACGCCTTTCCCTCGACCTCCTCCGTACCCGCCTGAAGGACCTCGCAAACCCCCACGCCGCCCGGCCCGGCCGCACCCGGCTGGCGGTCGCCGCCGGCGCGGTCTGCTGCCTCGGCCTGATCGGCGGCAGCCAGGTCGGCGCCGGTGCGAGCAACGATTCGTCGGCCTCCGTGTCGGCGCAGGAGGTCGCCCAGCGCGCGACCGCCGACGCCGCCTCCCGTGGGCTGGCCCGGGAGGCCCTCCCCACGACCCCGAGCGCCACCCCCAGCGCCGACCCGGACGTCACCCAGACGCCGACGGCGAAGCCCACGCCGACCGCCAAGCCCAAGGCGACCGCGAAGCCCAAGCCGAAGGCCAAGCCCACGCCGCGACGGATCGCGCCGGTGGCCGGGCTGGACGCGGACCAGATGGCCAACGCCGTGGCCATCGTCCGGGCTGGCCAGGAGATGGGCGTGCCGCGGCGTGGCCTGGTCATCGCGGTGGCCACCGCCATGCAGGAGAGCAACCTCTACAACTACGCCAGCGGCGTGCTGCCCGAGTCGCAGAACTACCCGCACCAGGCCATCGGTTGGGACCACGACTCGGTCGGGCTGTTCCAGCAGCGCCCGAGCAGCGGTTGGGGCACCGTGCGCGACCTGATGCAGCCCGCGTACGCCACGAAGCAGTTCCTCGCCGTCCTGGTGCAGATCCCCGGCTGGCAGAACATGGCGCTCACCGACGCCGCCCAGGCCGTGCAGATCTCGGCGTTCCCGTGGGCGTACGCCCAGCACGAGTGGCGGGCCACCGAGGTCGTCGACGCGGTTCTCGGCTGA
- a CDS encoding Crp/Fnr family transcriptional regulator, translating to MDGDGLAAVPLFALLDEPRRERIARRHPLRPVPAGQVVARFGEPARNLIVLERGTLTAGCHTVDGSLVRFGTVTGPSLIDKASVLDGGRHTATWTAARVCRIRLLPTEVLRELLHELPVVRDHVLRQIAAQVNRDRRARTRAAAPRPVARVADWLAEALTGPGPRIALPGGQQGLGEELGLSRVTVNRALRVLVQAGAVRTEPGAVVVLDPSRLAAAGAWAP from the coding sequence GTGGACGGCGACGGGCTCGCGGCGGTGCCGCTCTTCGCGTTGCTCGATGAGCCGCGCCGGGAACGCATCGCCCGGCGTCATCCGTTGCGGCCGGTGCCGGCCGGCCAGGTCGTCGCCCGGTTCGGGGAGCCCGCCCGCAACCTGATCGTGCTGGAACGCGGCACCCTGACGGCCGGCTGTCACACCGTGGACGGGTCCCTGGTGCGGTTCGGCACGGTCACCGGCCCAAGCCTGATCGACAAGGCGTCCGTGCTGGACGGCGGGCGGCACACCGCGACCTGGACCGCCGCGCGCGTCTGTCGGATCCGGCTGCTGCCCACGGAGGTGCTGCGCGAACTCCTGCACGAGCTGCCCGTCGTGCGGGACCACGTGCTGCGTCAGATCGCCGCGCAGGTGAACCGAGACCGGCGGGCCCGGACCCGGGCCGCCGCGCCCCGCCCGGTCGCCCGGGTCGCCGACTGGCTCGCCGAAGCGCTGACCGGCCCGGGTCCTCGGATCGCTCTGCCCGGCGGCCAGCAGGGGCTGGGCGAGGAGCTGGGCCTGTCCCGGGTCACCGTCAACCGGGCCCTGCGGGTGCTCGTCCAGGCCGGTGCCGTACGCACCGAGCCCGGTGCCGTGGTGGTGCTGGACCCGAGCCGGCTCGCCGCGGCAGGGGCATGGGCGCCGTGA
- a CDS encoding EcsC family protein produces MTDPAPVHGEPPDPIPPAGPQDVPETPPATLWDRMRNDPQYAPEHLALEAVRRLGPEAARWAARERALRPGLPPGALADQAVRRFVNQARLSGAVSGAAGLPGAVIDVGVLAWTQARLVLHVAAAYGVDPAHPDRATDLLVLQKVHKAAESARLALGVAAGRERAGALFGTAGDRQFGRVMLQLGVRLARMAGVRAAKRVFAKVVPGAAIILGTWANSSATSGLADRARELYRAGPGPLPDQRRP; encoded by the coding sequence GTGACCGACCCCGCGCCCGTCCACGGCGAGCCACCCGACCCCATCCCGCCCGCCGGGCCGCAGGACGTCCCCGAGACGCCGCCGGCCACGCTGTGGGACCGGATGCGGAACGACCCGCAGTACGCCCCGGAGCACCTGGCCCTGGAGGCGGTGCGCCGGCTCGGGCCGGAGGCGGCGCGGTGGGCCGCCCGGGAGCGGGCGCTGCGTCCGGGCCTGCCCCCGGGTGCGCTCGCCGACCAGGCGGTCCGCAGGTTCGTCAACCAGGCCCGGCTCTCCGGCGCGGTGTCCGGGGCGGCCGGGCTGCCCGGCGCGGTGATCGACGTGGGCGTGCTGGCCTGGACCCAGGCCCGGCTGGTGCTGCACGTGGCCGCCGCGTACGGCGTCGACCCGGCCCACCCCGACCGGGCGACCGACCTGCTCGTGTTGCAGAAGGTGCACAAGGCCGCCGAGAGCGCCCGGCTCGCCCTCGGGGTGGCCGCCGGGCGGGAGCGCGCCGGCGCACTGTTCGGCACGGCGGGGGACCGCCAGTTCGGCAGGGTGATGCTCCAGTTGGGTGTCCGGCTCGCCCGGATGGCCGGCGTGCGCGCGGCGAAGCGGGTCTTCGCCAAGGTGGTCCCCGGCGCGGCGATCATCCTCGGCACCTGGGCCAACTCCTCGGCCACCAGCGGCCTCGCCGACCGGGCCCGGGAGCTGTACCGCGCCGGCCCGGGGCCGTTGCCGGACCAGCGCCGGCCCTGA
- a CDS encoding YciI family protein, with amino-acid sequence MVVLELAFTDDDRRLAARPAHRERLARLYEEGHLAAAGPWQDDSGAMLVFYGDTTAVREIMATDPYYITPGVTVVSLRPWQPVVGGG; translated from the coding sequence ATGGTCGTACTGGAACTCGCCTTCACCGATGATGACCGCCGGCTCGCCGCCCGTCCGGCGCACCGCGAACGACTCGCCCGGCTGTACGAAGAGGGACACCTGGCGGCGGCCGGCCCCTGGCAGGACGACTCCGGCGCCATGCTCGTCTTCTACGGCGACACGACCGCCGTACGGGAGATCATGGCGACCGATCCCTACTACATCACTCCGGGAGTGACGGTCGTGTCGCTGCGCCCGTGGCAACCGGTGGTCGGCGGCGGTTGA
- a CDS encoding class F sortase: MASHSVTRAPAGVARAQRRRPWSAPLAVVLVLLGIFATGAGLGRTAGPFDWVETTGVTGTAQPARSRQPASRPVSLSVPAINVSAPVTPVGQAKDGSVDVPPLSQHDQTGWYDRGPVPGEPGRAIIVGHVDTKSGPAVFYRLRDLKPGDRIEVTRADRSVVTFKVDTVEYFDKADLPADRVYGEGGPPGLRLITCGGQWVGGRTGYADNVITFASLVDTREP; encoded by the coding sequence ATGGCCTCCCACTCCGTCACCCGAGCGCCCGCCGGGGTGGCCCGCGCCCAGCGGCGTCGTCCCTGGTCGGCGCCGCTCGCCGTGGTGCTGGTGCTGCTCGGGATCTTCGCCACCGGGGCCGGGCTGGGCCGGACCGCCGGGCCGTTCGACTGGGTCGAGACGACCGGGGTGACGGGTACGGCCCAGCCGGCCCGGTCCCGGCAGCCGGCGAGCCGCCCGGTGAGCCTCTCCGTGCCGGCGATCAACGTGAGCGCGCCGGTCACCCCGGTCGGCCAGGCGAAGGACGGCTCGGTGGACGTGCCGCCGCTGAGCCAGCACGACCAGACCGGCTGGTACGACCGCGGCCCGGTGCCCGGCGAACCGGGCCGGGCGATCATCGTCGGGCACGTGGACACCAAGAGCGGCCCGGCGGTCTTCTACCGGCTGCGCGATCTCAAGCCGGGGGACCGGATCGAGGTGACCCGGGCGGACCGGAGCGTTGTGACCTTCAAGGTCGACACCGTCGAGTACTTCGACAAGGCCGACCTCCCCGCCGACCGGGTGTACGGCGAGGGCGGCCCGCCGGGGCTGCGCCTGATCACCTGTGGCGGGCAGTGGGTCGGCGGGCGGACCGGCTACGCGGACAACGTGATCACCTTCGCCTCGCTGGTCGACACCCGAGAGCCGTGA
- a CDS encoding antibiotic biosynthesis monooxygenase family protein: MAVVKINAIDVPPGAGAELEKRFAARAGAVENSPGFLGFELLRPVAGETRYFVYTKWESEEAYQAWAQGPSRAAHAGGEGGEPRKPVASGATLLEFEVVQQVPGKS; the protein is encoded by the coding sequence ATGGCAGTCGTGAAGATCAACGCGATCGACGTCCCGCCCGGAGCCGGCGCGGAGCTGGAGAAGCGCTTCGCCGCCCGGGCCGGCGCGGTGGAGAACTCCCCCGGCTTCCTCGGTTTCGAACTGCTCCGCCCGGTCGCCGGCGAGACCCGCTACTTCGTCTACACGAAGTGGGAGTCGGAGGAGGCGTACCAGGCGTGGGCGCAGGGGCCGTCCCGCGCCGCGCACGCCGGCGGCGAGGGTGGCGAGCCGCGCAAGCCGGTCGCCAGCGGGGCCACCCTGCTGGAGTTCGAGGTGGTCCAGCAGGTGCCCGGCAAGAGCTGA